One stretch of Miscanthus floridulus cultivar M001 chromosome 18, ASM1932011v1, whole genome shotgun sequence DNA includes these proteins:
- the LOC136524164 gene encoding premnaspirodiene oxygenase-like has protein sequence MSISENCPSEKSAFICYLTNATHNWSTKPALPVHHLLLLPLLAVVSFLWLSRGALCRRGGGPRLPPSPWALPVIGHLHHLAGALPHHAMRVLAARHGPVVLLRLGGLPVVVASSADAAREVMKARDIEFARRPVTRMVRLAIPEGAEGIIFAPYGDGWRQTRKICTVELLSSRCVQSFRPVREDEAGRLLRAVASAASVVNLSELLAVYAADSSVRAIIGRRFKDRHTFLAMLERGLKLLANMSLPDLYPSSRLALLVSRMPVRMKQHRQEVVAFLDAMVREHGESRAPDDDKEDLLDVLLRIQREGDLQFPVTTDNIKSVVGNQRW, from the exons CCACTCATAATTGGAGCACCAAGCCGGCGCTTCCagtccaccacctcctcctcctccccctcctggccgtcgtctccttccTGTGGCTCAGTCGTGGAGCTTTGTGCCGTCGAGGCGGTGGCCCGCGGCTGCCCCCGTCGCCGTGGGCGCTTCCGGTGATCGGGCACCTGCACCACCTCGCGGGCGCGCTCCCCCACCACGCCATGCGTGTCCTGGCGGCGCGCCACGGGCCGGTCGTGCTTCTTCGCCTCGGCGGGCTCCCCGTCGTGGTCGCCTCCTCCGCGGACGCCGCGCGCGAGGTGATGAAGGCGAGGGACATCGAATTCGCAAGGCGCCCCGTGACGCGGATGGTCCGGCTGGCCATACCCGAGGGCGCCGAGGGGATCATCTTCGCGCCCTACGGCGACGGGTGGAGGCAGACCCGCAAGATCTGCACCGTCGAGCTGCTCAGCTCCCGGTGCGTCCAGTCCTTCCGGCCCGTCCGCGAGGACGAGGCCGGGCGGCTCCTCCGCGCCGTGGCGTCGGCGGCTTCGGTGGTGAACCTGAGCGAGCTGCTGGCCGTGTACGCCGCCGACTCCTCGGTGCGCGCCATAATCGGGAGACGGTTCAAGGACCGGCACACGTTCCTGGCCATGCTGGAGCGCGGGCTCAAGCTGCTCGCCAACATGAGCTTGCCGGACCTGTACCCGTCGTCACGCCTCGCCTTGCTCGTCAGCCGGATGCCCGTCCGGATGAAGCAGCACCGGCAGGAAGTGGTCGCGTTCTTGGACGCCATGGTCCGGGAGCACGGGGAGAGCAGAGCGCCTGACGACGACAAGGAGGACCTGCTCGACGTGCTGCTGAGGATTCAGAGGGAAGGTGACCTGCAGTTTCCGGTCACCACCGACAACATCAAGTCCGTGGTCGGA AATCAAAGATGGTAG